In a single window of the Euleptes europaea isolate rEulEur1 chromosome 4, rEulEur1.hap1, whole genome shotgun sequence genome:
- the LOC130477050 gene encoding granzyme A-like, with product MDLLFVFSFSAAILFLGMHRGHCADIIAGKPSVPHSRPFMAALVRGKHFRCGGTLIKRNWVLTAAHCKLGKGDKVILGLHSLSERGRGQQFFHVANAYVHPKYNKRTLEYDILVLQLNRRATLNRYVQTIQLPKTYDDLRAGTQCLVTGWGRTENGGSISDILREVNVAVVDRRICNDANHYNYRPFVTMNMVCAGGFGNQRKDTCKGDSGGPLICGGIQRGVTSFGKSGKCGDPQFPGVYAHLTKDSIEWIKKKVFW from the exons ATGGACCTTCTCTTTGTCTTCTCCTTCTCCGCTGCCATTCTATTCCTTGGAATGCACAGAG GTCACTGCGCAGATATCATTGCAGGGAAACCTTCAGTCCCGCACTCAAGACCCTTTATGGCTGCCTTAGTGAGAGGAAAGCATTTCCGGTGCGGAGGAACTTTGATCAAAAGAAACTGGGTGCTGACAGCAGCTCATTGCAAATT AGGTAAGGGAGATAAAGTTATCCTCGGTCTTCATTCACTATCTGAACGTGGGAGAGGACAACAATTTTTTCATGTTGCTAACGCATATGTTCACCCAAAATATAATAAACGTACACTGGAATATGACATTCTGGTTTTACAG CTTAATAGAAGAGCAACGCTTAATCGATATGTACAGACCATTCAGCTTCCCAAAACTTATGATGATCTCAGAGCAGGCACACAGTGTCTAGTGACTGGATGGGGGCGTACTGAAAACGGCGGCTCGATATCTGATATTCTGCGTGAAGTTAACGTCGCTGTTGTAGACAGACGCATCTGCAATGACGCGAACCACTATAACTACAGACCTTTTGTGACAATGAACATGGTGTGTGCTGGTGGTTTTGGCAACCAAAGGAAAGATACCTGTAAA GGTGACTCTGGTGGCCCTTTGATATGTGGGGGAATACAAAGAGGTGTTACTTCTTTTGGTAAATCAGGAAAATGTGGTGATCCCCAGTTCCCGGGTGTCTATGCTCATCTCACAAAGGACAGTATTGAATGGATTAAGAAAAAAGTATTCTGGTGA